The following DNA comes from Laribacter hongkongensis DSM 14985.
GCAGGGCTGGCAGGTGCAGGCCGGTGAATGGCTGCTGCTGCCGGCGCTGGCACAGGTTCAGATCGAAAACCGGCCGGGCAACGGCGGCTATCTGGCCCGTTGCCTGCCGCTGGACGATGAATGGCTGGCAGCATTTCCGGCCCTGACCGACCGGCTGCCGGCCAGCGGCGGCCCGGCCATCTGCTGCCTGCCGCCCGACGCCTGCATACAGGAAGCATGGCAGCACTGGTGTGCCGGCCAGCAGCGGCAGCGGCCCGGACCGGTCCAGCGCCAGCGCATGCTGGAGCTGTTGCTGGCCATCTGCCTTGCCGGTGGTGGGCGCGGGCTGCTCAGGGGGCCGGCAGAACTGGCGCCGCGCGTGAACCGCCTGCTGGGGACCGACCTGACACTGGGGGCGGCGGAGCTGTCGCGGCGGCTGGCCATGAGTGAATCGACCCTGCGCCGGCATCTGGCGGACGAAGGGCACAGCCTGCGTGAGCTGCGCGAACACTGCCGGCTTGAGCGGGCGCTGGCACTGGTGCAGACCAGTTCGCTGCCGATCGGCCAGGTGGCCGAGGCCTGCGGTTATGCCAGCGCCAGCCGCTTCAGCGCCCGTTTCCGTACGCGCTTTGGCTGTACGCCGCGCAGCCTGCGGGCGGCACGCTAACGCTTGTGGCGGCGAGTGGAGGGTAACGAAGCGCGTCATGCCCGGCACGAGTGCCGGCGCTGGCGGCATCACGGATGCTGTGATGGAGATGAGCAGTGTCCTGGATGGTTTTTTGCCGGTGCAGCCCGCTGTGCCGCTGACCGGCGGTGTGATCCTGCCGCCACACTGCTTGATCCTGTCGTCCGGGCCGTGTCGTGGCCGTCATGTGTCCGCATGACGTGTGTGCTAGGGCTGGCGCAGCGCCTTCGGATTGCCGTGAGGCCGCCGGCACGGTCCAGCGGTGGCTGACTGCGGTGGCGGCATCAGTCCGGCGATCTGCCCTGTAGCGGATCTGGTCCGGAAAGCGGCCATGCAACCGGCGCAGCCATGCCTGGCCCTGGCGTGAGTCAGCGGGTACAGGCGACATGGAGTGCATCAAGACAACAGGCCCGGCCGGAGGCGGTGTGCCTGCGGGCCGGGCCTGTCCTGCACGGTTTCCGGCTCCTCTGCCTGAAGGCGGAACCGGTGTGCGGCTTATGCGGTGAAGCGGCGGCGGTAGCCTTCAAGGAAGCGGCCGACGCGACCGAGGGCTTCTTCCAGGTCTTCCATGTGCGGCAGGAACACCACGCGGAAGTGGTCATTGCCTGGCCAGTTGAAGCCGGTTCCCTGAACCAGCAACACCCGTTGTTCGGTCAGCAGCTCAAGGATGAACTGCTGGTCGTTCTGGACCGGGTAGAGTTTGGGGTCCAGCCGCGGGAAGCAGTACAGCGCGCCCTTGGGCTTGACGCAGCTGACGCCCGGCATGTCGTTGAGCATCTGTACGGCCAGGTCGCGCTGGCGTGTCAGCCGGCCGGTGGGCGCGACCAGGTCGTTGATCGACTGGTATCCCCCGAGCGCGGTCTGGATGCCGTATTGCGCCGGCACGTTGGCGCACAGGCGCATGGACGACAGCATGGTCAGCCCTTCGATGTAATC
Coding sequences within:
- a CDS encoding helix-turn-helix transcriptional regulator; translated protein: MPAESWVDDIPGVMTYRARRPQQLRAVPVAQTTLITVESGIKRVVCGGQGWQVQAGEWLLLPALAQVQIENRPGNGGYLARCLPLDDEWLAAFPALTDRLPASGGPAICCLPPDACIQEAWQHWCAGQQRQRPGPVQRQRMLELLLAICLAGGGRGLLRGPAELAPRVNRLLGTDLTLGAAELSRRLAMSESTLRRHLADEGHSLRELREHCRLERALALVQTSSLPIGQVAEACGYASASRFSARFRTRFGCTPRSLRAAR